The following proteins come from a genomic window of Populus alba chromosome 12, ASM523922v2, whole genome shotgun sequence:
- the LOC118044254 gene encoding uncharacterized protein: MKRALLTNLSVCTRKLLLSPTRLNPNPSLSLAQLTVPTRSRLSRFYSSESDSSCEARFTQTQKSNGSTEDADELSTQEIKKLVEKYYEGEDESLPLIFEAIINRKLAGIPDDKLIEQLNLESPPNGFEDKEFDFDFEDKWSETDEDGDDLD; the protein is encoded by the exons ATGAAGAGAGCTCTGCTGACAAATCTCTCTGTCTGCACTCGAAAGCTCCTTCTATCTCCTACCAGattaaaccctaaccctagccTATCACTTGCTCAACTCACTGTCCCCACTCGTTCTAGACTCAGCAGGTTCTACTCTTCCGAGTCTGACTCATCCTGTGAAGCAAGATTTACCCAGACCCAGAAGTCGAATGGCTCCACTGAAGATGCTGATGAGCTCAGCACTCAAG AGATAAAAAAGCTGGTGGAGAAGTACTACGAAGGTGAAGATGAGTCACTGCCATTGATTTTCGAAGCAATTATAAATAGGAAGCTGGCAGGGATCCCGGATGACAAGTTGATAGAACAACTTAATCTAGAATCTCCTCCAAATGGTTTTGAGGACAAagagtttgattttgattttgaagataAATGGAGTGAAACTGATGAGGATGGTGATGACTTAGATTGA